The nucleotide window ATAACTATGTTAAATGCCACGCTAAACTATGTTGAACCGCACCACAAAACACGCGCAAACAGCCCGGGAAACACCATACAGAACCAGCAACAAACCCCAAAACACAAACAGAAAAGTCTAGCTTTAACACTGAAAAATTTTTTCTGCACTCATACTAACCCTACTCCCACACGTTAAACATTAACAAAAGTCCATCACTTTCTCCATATTCCGAATCAGTATTCCTATGTCGCAAACTATTAGCCCATGAAAACATCATCTAAAACACCCTCAAACACAACACAAAAAGGAGACCTGAAACAAAAAATGAACGAAGCACTCTACATGGCATGTAAAGAATTAATCGACGACGCAAAAAACGGCAGCAGCGACAAAGTCTTCAAAGAAATCACACTCGAAATCCTAGCCCGAGCCAAAAACATACTCACTGATGTGCAATTCAGAGAACTCACACAATACGCAGCAGAAAAAATGAAAGAAAGAACCGAAATCACCCAAGCCACACTACCATACTAGACAATAAGCCACTATAGCTTATCAAAACCCATCAAAAACAATTCACTGCTCGTTTTCCGACTAGCCTTAGGCTTCAAAAACCGAACCACACGAAACTCCCGACGCATATCAGAAACAAAACCATCCAACATATCACCCTGAAAAACCTTAAAAAAAACATTCCCACCCCTCCTCAACACACACGCAGCCACATACAACGAACGCCGAGCCAAATCCAACTGCCTCGCCTGATCAACCTCCCAAATACCTGACACATTAGGCGAAACATCAGACACCACCACATCCGCTAAGCCATCCGGCAAAAAACCACGAATAGTATCAACAACCTCAGGCTCAGTCACATCAGCAATAATGGACCGGGAATTCTCAGCCTCAAACGGCTCAACAGACCGGACATCCACACCCAAAACAAAACCACGCTCACCCACAGCCCACAACGCCGCCACCATCCAACCACCAGGCGCAGCGCCTAAATCCACAACCACATCACCCCGCCTAATCAAACGGTACCGCTCAACAGCCTCAGACAACTTAAACGCAGCACGAGAACGAAGCTGCTCCTCCTTAGCCCGACGATAAAAATAATCCCTCTGACGCTCACGCGCCCAACTCTTAGGCACGGCTAGGCGTCACCAATAGGAACCAACGGCTCCCCAGCCAAAACATGAACCCAATCAGTCAAAGAGGCACAGACAATCGGAGAAACCGCGCCAAAAGCCCCACAACGCGGATCATTACTACACATGAGACACGGACACTCAATAATCGAATTAATCGACGACGGCTGACGCTTCGGAAACAACCGATAAGTCCAACGCCCACCACGAAGCTCACGCTCACGCCGCACCAAACCCTTAACCTCCAACTTCAAAGCAATCCGCGAACCCTCACGACTACTAGCCCCCAACCTACGCCACAAATCAGACTGCAACACACCCTGACTCCGAGTATGCGAAATAAAATACAAAGCCTTGTACTCCAAATCATCACGCTTAGGCATAGATCAAACGAACCCTTACAATCTTCCCCTTAAATCTACAGACATATATGTATACAACAATAGAATAAAAATCTACGTGTTTCCACCCAAAAAAACCATGGAGCCAACCGCAACGTGCCCAAAGAGCCCATACACATACTTGGAATAGAATCCACAGCCGACGACTTCAGCACAGGCATAACCACATCCCAAGGCAAAATCCTAGCCAACATCACCAGCACCTTCATACCAACCCAAGGCGGCATCCACCCAAGAGAAGCAGCAAGACACCACGCCGAAGTAGCCGGCGAAGTCATACACAACGCACTAAAAAAAGCCAAAATCCACCCCAACCAAATCAAAGCAGTAGCCTTCTCACAAGGACCCGGACTAGGACCATGCCTACGCACAGGCGCCACAGCCGCCCGCGCCACAGCTACATACCTGCACATCCCACTAGTCGGCATCAACCACAGCATAGCCCACATCGAAATAGGCAAACTAATCACAGGCGCAAAAGACCCAGTCACACTATACGTGTCAGGCGGCAACACAATCATCTCAGCCTACGAAGACAGATACTACCGCGTATTCGGCGAAACCCTAGACATCGCAGTTGGCAACTGCCTCGACGTATTCGCACGAGAAGCAGAACTAAAGCAAAGCCCAGGCAGACCCTTCGGCGCCATCATAGAGGAACTAGCGAGAGCAGGCAAAACTTTGGTTCCGCTCCCGCTCACAATCAAAGGCATGGACCTTTCTTTCAGCGGCTTGCTCACAGCCGCAGTTCAAGCCTTGCGCAGCGCAAAGCACGGTCTGGGAGATCTTTGCTTCAGCCTTCAAGAAGTCGCGTTCTCAATGCTAACCGAAGTGACAGAGCGCACCTTGGCGCACACAGAAAAACCCGAGGTCCTATTAACAGGCGGCGTCGCAGCCAACAAACGACTGCAAACCATGCTGAAAAT belongs to Candidatus Bathyarchaeia archaeon and includes:
- a CDS encoding transcriptional regulator, with the protein product MPKRDDLEYKALYFISHTRSQGVLQSDLWRRLGASSREGSRIALKLEVKGLVRRERELRGGRWTYRLFPKRQPSSINSIIECPCLMCSNDPRCGAFGAVSPIVCASLTDWVHVLAGEPLVPIGDA
- the kae1 gene encoding KEOPS complex N(6)-L-threonylcarbamoyladenine synthase Kae1, coding for MHILGIESTADDFSTGITTSQGKILANITSTFIPTQGGIHPREAARHHAEVAGEVIHNALKKAKIHPNQIKAVAFSQGPGLGPCLRTGATAARATATYLHIPLVGINHSIAHIEIGKLITGAKDPVTLYVSGGNTIISAYEDRYYRVFGETLDIAVGNCLDVFAREAELKQSPGRPFGAIIEELARAGKTLVPLPLTIKGMDLSFSGLLTAAVQALRSAKHGLGDLCFSLQEVAFSMLTEVTERTLAHTEKPEVLLTGGVAANKRLQTMLKIIAKEHNARFNVVPKEYALDNGAMIAWTGALTYKSGITTPIEKSIVKLKWRLDQVPVPWVEEAE
- a CDS encoding RlmE family RNA methyltransferase encodes the protein MPKSWARERQRDYFYRRAKEEQLRSRAAFKLSEAVERYRLIRRGDVVVDLGAAPGGWMVAALWAVGERGFVLGVDVRSVEPFEAENSRSIIADVTEPEVVDTIRGFLPDGLADVVVSDVSPNVSGIWEVDQARQLDLARRSLYVAACVLRRGGNVFFKVFQGDMLDGFVSDMRREFRVVRFLKPKASRKTSSELFLMGFDKL